A genomic region of Pseudopipra pipra isolate bDixPip1 chromosome 20, bDixPip1.hap1, whole genome shotgun sequence contains the following coding sequences:
- the ZBTB26 gene encoding zinc finger and BTB domain-containing protein 26 has translation MSERSDILHFKFDNYGDSMLQKMNKLREENKFCDVVVHIDDVEVHGHKIVFAAGSPFLRDQFLLNDSRDVKISILQSSEVGRQLLLSCYSGILEFPEMELVNYLTAASFLQMSHIVERCTQALWKFIKPKQPLESKECEQQSDSSELKEHQGDDDSLQQDSPCIQPSEDSMDMEDSDIQIIKVESIGEVTEVRNKKDQNQFISSEQTALHSSEPQHFVINSTVENRASEIEQNHLHNYALSYAGSDNIVLASKDMFGPNNRGIDKGLQWHHQCPKCTRVFRHLENYANHLKMHKLFMCLLCGKTFTQKGNLHRHMRVHAGIKPFQCKICGKTFSQKCSLQDHLNLHSGDKPHKCNYCDMVFAHKPVLRKHLKQLHGKNSFDNANERNVQDITVDFDSFTCSAATDSKVCQQADASQVLDAGKLPQAVLSLRNDSTCVN, from the coding sequence ATGTCAGAAAGATCGGATATTCTTCACTTCAAGTTTGACAACTATGGAGATTCGATGttacagaaaatgaacaaactgagggaagaaaacaaattttgtgATGTTGTGGTCCATATAGATGATGTTGAAGTTCACGGGCATAAAATTGTCTTTGCTGCTGGCTCTCCCTTTTTAAGAGATCAGTTCTTGCTGAACGACTCCAGAGATGTGAAAATCTCTATCCTGCAGAGTTCGGAAGTGGGGAGGCAGCTGCTTCTCTCCTGCTACAGTGGCATCCTGGAGTTCCCCGAGATGGAGCTGGTGAACTACCTGACTGCTGCGAGCTTCCTGCAGATGAGCCACATCGTGGAGCGGTGTACCCAGGCCCTCTGGAAGTTCATCAAACCGAAGCAGCCACTGGAGAGCAAAGAGTGCGAACAGCAAAGTGACTCCTCGGAGCTGAAGGAACATCAGGGAGATGACGACTCTCTGCAGCAAGACTCGCCTTGTATCCAGCCCTCAGAAGACAGCATGGACATGGAGGATAGCGATATTCAGATCATCAAGGTGGAGTCCATCGGGGAGGTGACAGAAGTTAGGAACAAGAAGGATCAGAACCAGTTTATTTCTTCCGAACAAACTGCCCTGCATTCCTCAGAGCCTCAACACTTTGTTATCAACTCCACCGTTGAAAACAGAGCAAGTGAAATAGAGCAAAACCACCTCCACAACTATGCCCTTTCCTACGCCGGCAGCGATAACATCGTTCTGGCCTCTAAAGATATGTTTGGGCCCAACAACCGAGGGATAGACAAAGGCCTCCAGTGGCACCACCAGTGTCCAAAGTGCACGAGAGTATTTCGGCATCTGGAAAACTATGCTAATCACTTAAAGATGCATAAACTATTTATGTGTCTGCTCTGTGGCAAGACATTCACTCAGAAGGGCAACCTCCACCGGCACATGAGAGTGCACGCAGGCATCAAACCATTCCAATGTAAGATCTGTGGGAAAACGTTCTCTCAGAAATGTTCCTTACAGGACCACCTCAACCTGCACAGTGGGGACAAGCCCCATAAGTGTAACTACTGTGACATGGTTTTCGCCCATAAACCCGTTTTGAGGAAACACCTTAAACAGCTGCATGGTAAAAATAGCTTTGACAATGCCAATGAGAGGAACGTGCAAGACATAACGGTGGACTTCGATTCGTTCACGTGTAGCGCTGCTACAGACAGTAAGGTCTGTCAGCAGGCTGATGCCAGCCAGGTACTGGATGCAGGGAAGCTGCCTCAGGCTGTGCTCAGTTTAAGAAACGATAGTACCTGCGTCAATTAA